One genomic window of Aethina tumida isolate Nest 87 chromosome 3, icAetTumi1.1, whole genome shotgun sequence includes the following:
- the LOC109602711 gene encoding 40S ribosomal protein S3-A has protein sequence MATISKKRKFVGDGVFKAELNEFLTRELSEDGYSGVEVRVTPTRTEIIIMATRTDRVLGEKNRRIRELTSVVQKRFNFPENSVVLYGEKVANRGLCAIAQAESLRFKLIGGLAVRRACYGVLRYIMECGAKGCEVVVSGKLRGQRAKSMKFVDGLMIHSGDPCNDYVDTATRHVLLRQGVLGIKVKIMLPWDPSGKLGPKKPLPDNVSVVEPKEETLPQFPSSEIKAVKADAPLAIPVVG, from the exons ATGGCCACCATCTCGAAGAAACGTAAGTTCGTTGGAGACGGCGTCTTCAAAGCCGAATTGAACGAGTTTTTGACTCGCGAACTGTCCGAGGATGGATATTCCGGTGTGGAAGTGCGTGTTACCCCAACACGTaccgaaattattattatggccACGCGTACCGATCGTGTTTTGGGCGAGAAGAACAGACGTATCCGTGAATTGACTTCCGTGGTACAGAAGAGATTCAACTTCCCCGAGAATTCCGTAGTTTTGTACGGAGAGAAGGTCGCCAACAGGGGTTTGTGCGCCATCGCTCAGGCCGAGTCTCTCAGGTTCAAGCTGATCGGAGGTTTGGCTGTGCGTCGTGCCTGCTATGGTGTATTGAGATACATCATGGAATGCGGAGCTAAAG GTTGCGAGGTCGTAGTGTCTGGCAAACTCCGTGGCCAGAGAGCCAAATCCATGAAGTTTGTGGATGGTTTGATGATCCATTCTGGAGATCCATGCAATGACTATGTTGACACTGCAACTCGTCATGTATTGCTCAGACAGGGAGTATTGGGTATTAAAGTCAAAATCATGTTGCCATGGGACCCCAGCGGCAAACTTGGACCCAAGAAGCCACTTCCAGACAATGTTTCTGTGGTTGAACCTAAAGAAGAGACCCTGCCACAATTCCCAAGCAGTGAGATCAAAGCTGTCAAAGCTGATGCTCCATTAGCCATCCCTGTTGTAGgctaa
- the LOC109602712 gene encoding importin subunit alpha-1 produces the protein MADENRIRSFKNKGKDSEEMRRRRIGQTVELRKARKDDQLLKRRNISAVEEPTSPLQENNQTSPVTMTAEEILYGMMSPDENIQLRATMACRKTLSRERSPPIDHMIRLGVVPKCVEFLGKSHNPALQFEACWALTNIASGTSEQTLAVVHEGAIPKLQLLLSSQRADVAEQAVWALGNIAGDGPVTRDMCLNCNVLPDLLNLIKPDTTLSLLRNTVWAISNLCRNKNPSPDFNMVKAALPTLAKLLTYGDKDVLADTCWALSYLTDGTNEKIQAVLDTGLIDRLVQLLSSDVNTVLTPALRAVGNIVTGNDHQTDVVINAGALNVMGKLLQHSRLNIVKEAAWTISNITAGNSEQIQKVIDAGILPPLLHVLQTGDFKSQKEAAWAVTNYTSGGTIAQLAKLVEMGALKPMCNLLNSKDYKTVTVVLDGINNILNAANKMGEVEKVAILIEECGGLDGIEALQTHDNEKIYEKALSIIENYFSDNCVEELGGPTTEDGQIAFGAPSQVPNGGFSF, from the exons ATGGCTGATGAAAACAGAATTCGTTCGTTCAAAAACAAAGGCAAGGACTCAGAG gaaatgAGAAGAAGAAGGATTGGCCAAACCGTAGAATTAAGAAAGGCCAGAAAGGATGACCAGTTACTCAAACGTAGAAACATATCAGCCGTTGAGGAACCTACCTCACCACTTCAAGAGAACAATCAAACTTCCCCTGTAACCATGACTGCCGAAGAAATCCTCTATGGCATGATGAGCCCCGACGAGAACATCCAATTAAGAGCCACCATGGCCTGCAGAAAGACCCTGAGTCGGGAAAGAAGCCCTCCCATCGACCACATGATCAGACTGGGCGTCGTACCAAAATGCGTCGAATTCCTCGGCAAAAGTCATAA cccCGCTTTGCAGTTTGAAGCTTGCTGGGCGCTCACCAACATTGCGTCCGGTACGTCGGAACAAACGCTGGCCGTCGTTCACGAGGGGGCCATTCCGAAGTTGCAACTGTTGCTTTCATCGCAACGTGCTGATGTCGCCGAACAGGCAGTCTGGGCTTTGGGTAACATTGCGGGAGACGGTCCAGTCACCCGCGACATGTGCTTGAATTGCAACGTCTTGCCCGATTTATTGAATCTCATTAAGCCAGATACTACACTGTCTCTGTTAAGGAACACAGTTTGGGCTATTTCAAATCTCTGCAGGAACAAAAATCCTAGCCCAGACTTTAACATGGTTAAAGCAGCCCTCCCCACATTGGCGAAGCTGTTGACCTATGGAGATAAGGATGTTTTGGCAGACACGTGCTGGGCTCTGAGCTATCTTACTGATGGAACCAATGAGAAGATTCAAGCTGTGCTGGATACTGGGTTGATTGATAGATTGGTGCAATTACTTTCCAGCGACGTTAACACTGTGCTCACGCCAGCTTTGAGAGCGGTGGGAAATATAGTGACAGGAAATGATCATCAG acTGACGTTGTTATTAACGCTGGAGCCTTGAATGTTATGGGAAAGCTGCTGCAACACTCTCGCCTCAACATCGTGAAAGAAGCTGCCTGGACCATATCTAACATAACTGCTGGCAACAGTGAACAAATCCAGAAGGTCATTGATGCTGGAATTCTTCCCCCACTTCTACACGTCCTTCAAACTGGAGACTTCAAATCGCAGAAAGAGGCAGCCTGGGCGGTTACTAACTACACCAGCGGCGGTACCATTGCCCAACTTGCCAAACTGGTCGAAATGGGTGCGCTTAAACCCATGTGCAATTTGCTTAATTCGAAAGATTACAAAACGGTCACTGTGGTTCTTGACGgaattaacaatattctaaac GCTGCCAACAAAATGGGTGAAGTTGAAAAAGTAGCCATCCTTATTGAGGAATGTGGTGGGCTTGATGGAATCGAAGCACTACAAACGCACGACAACGAGAAGATTTATGAAAAAGCTCTTAGCATTATTGAGAATTACTTTTCAGAC AATTGCGTTGAAGAATTGGGTGGTCCAACAACAGAGGATGGTCAGATCGCCTTTGGAGCTCCATCACAAGTGCCTAACGGTGGATTTTCCTTCTAG
- the LOC126264782 gene encoding protein unc-80 homolog: MHAVEAMLFNRIKDGNITSLGHVETKLMYTLHWLILDAAEECADADYEKGIFHSSPFYYLFPISTITLFIYLFAPICHSLKESDFSSNFRLENGLKIWQAMWEFRHPDSPCFTNHCKPKPKYMSGKNNKFKQQFGDVFLGLLITTYVNGSKPQLQNLKYLNKNQK, from the exons ATGCATGCCGTGGAAGCAATGCTTTTCAACAG aattaaagaTGGGAATATTACGAGTTTGGGCCACGTTGAAACGAAACTGATGTACACTTTGCACTGGTTAATTTTGGATGCTGCAGAAGAATGTGCCGATGCAGACTATGAAAAAGGAATATTTCACTCATCACCATTTTATTATCTGTTTCcaatttcaacaataacg ttgtTTATCTACTTATTTGCGCCGATATGCCACAGTTTGAAAGAGTCCGACTTCAGTTCAAATTTTCGATTGGAAAATGGCCTAAAAATTTGGCAAGCCATGTGGGAGTTCCGGCATCCAGATTCTCCATGTTTCACCAATCATTGCAAACCTAAACCGAAGTACATGTctggaaaaaacaataaattcaaacaaCAATTTGGAGACGTCTTTCTTGGAC tattgatTACCACTTATGTAAATGGATCCAAACCTCAATTGCAAAACTTAAAGTACCTAAACAAAAACCAAAAGTAA